CTTGTGGACACCGGGGGCGAGCCGGACGAACCCGAGCACACGGTCGTCGTCAAGGCGGGTGACGGCGAGCATGTAGTCGGGCCGGCTCTCCTGGGCGGAGCGTTCGATGATGCCGTCGAGCATCTTGCGCCCGGACTCCGGCGTGTGGGTGGCGAAGGCCATCCACTCGGTCACCCGATCATCGCCGACGACGGCGAACCAGTCGTCGAAGTCCTCCGATCGGAAGTCCCGCAGGCTGACGCCGTCGCCGGTGAGCGGATCCATCCCGCCTGCTACCGCGGGAAGCTCTGGATCGGCGTCCGGGTGAACATCTCGATCTCCTCCTGCAGCTCCCGGGCGTCGTCGGCGCGACCGGACTGCCGCAGGGCCTGGTGGACCCGGCGGGCCGAGTGCACCACGCCGTTGATCCGGCGCTCGGCCGGCAGGCCCAGGACCGGGGCGATCGCGTCGGCGGCGCCGTCCAGCTCACCGCTTGCGATCCGGGTGATCGCCATCGCGGCGTGGCTGCCGGCCGCGTCGCCGAAGGCCCACTCGGGGTGCGACTGGTCGGTGTAGGCGTCGACGGCCTGGTTGGAGTACCGCTCGGCGGTCTCCATCTCACCGGGCAGCCAGGCCAGCGCGTCGGCGGCGTAGTAGAGCTGCCGGTTGCGCCCGAAGGTGCACAGGCCGCCCATGTCGTCGAGCTCGTCGTTGCGGACCGAGCCCCACGCGTTCTCCGCGCGCTCCAGGGCGGCGCGGGTGGCGTCGGGGTTGCCGAGCGCGGCCCAGGCGCGGGCCTCGCTGACCGGGAGCCAGACGCTGGTGGTGCTGTTGGCCTGCTCCGCGTACCCGGCGCCGAGCTGCGCGTACCGGACCGAGTCGTGCGGGTTGCCGGCCCAGTACGAGACCAGTGACTGCAGACCGCGCACCCAGGCGCGCAGACCGTGGTGGTCGGCGTTGTCGGCGCACAGGAACGCCGTCCGGGCCTGGGTCAGGGCGGCGTGCGGGTTGCCCAGGTCGTGGGAGGCCTTCGCCAGCAGACCGCCGGTGACGCCACCGAGGAAGTACAGCTGCCGCAGGTGCTCCGGGCGCTGCCGGCTCTCCAGCAGCGCGAAGACCAGGTCCTGGGTCTCTACCAGTTGGCCGAGGATCTCCGGCAGCGGACGCTGCGGGTAAGCCTTCGCGACGTGCCTGACGTCGTCGTACACCTGTTCCATGGCCTCGCTCCCGAGACCGGTCTGGGCCGCGAGGGCAAAAGCCCGCGCACGGCTGGCAGCCATGTCGAGTACCTCCATCTCGTTCCCTGTCGTGATCCGCCCACTCGCGGCAGGTGCCGGCACCACCTGGGCTGCCTGCTCGGGGGCGTACGGGGCGAGGAGCTCCTCGACCGGCTTGCCGAACATGCGTTGCAGGGTGCGCCGGGTCTGTGGAGTGGTCCCTGCGCGCTCGCCCGATGCGAGGCGCCGCAGGTGCCGCTCGGTGATGGTTCCACCCAGCTCGACGAACTCGGCGACGATCTCGGAGTAGGTCTGGTTCCGGCGCTGGATCAGGTGCGCCAGGACCGTTCTTGGCGCATACCTACTCGCCATCGTTCCTCCCGTTCACGTCAGTTCAGACGGTGTCTCGACTCATGCCCCACGACAAGGTGCAGTCACCCAGATGTCCGCCAGAGGTCCTGAAGAGGTCCGGGAAAGGTCCGCCTCAGGTCCTAGAGCGGTCACGCTCGGGTTGTGCACCATTACTGCCATGACAACCAGTAAGTCCAACTGGTTGCAAGGCCTGAGAGTTACGGGGTGAGCGAGTAGTGACAGTCGCGGAGATGACGTCGAGGCAGCACCGCCGCCGGGTGCGGGTCTGGTTCGGCGAACATGTGATCGCGCAGTACGTCGCCGAAGCACCGCTGGCGGCACGCTACGAGCAGGCGATGCGGAGGCGTTTCGCCGGCCTCCGGGTCACCAACGACCTCCTCGGGCCCCAGGACGGTACGGACATCTGAACCTGCTCAGGTCCTCCTCAGACCTGAGCGGCTGCGCCCTGGAGTCTCCTCACGTCCAGGTAGCAGTGCACGGAAAGGTCCGGGACACTCCTCAGTCCCCGGACGCCAACCAGGTGCGGTCCGGAGCACTCCTCAGCTCCGGACCGCGCCGCCCACCAGCCCGGCTGGGCAGGCGGTTGAACTCCCTGTGTCGCCGCCGCCCAGCCGTTCCAACCACTCCTGACCGACACCTCGGGTCAGGAGCTGGGGTCAGTGCCCCACGCCGGAGATCGGGCGGATTTGTCAGAGATGACCTCCGGCGCGGGACACAGACGGCTCGCGAACCTCACCGCGAGCCGTCCCCCGGGCGGCCCGCTCCGCTGTGTGACCACCGCGCCTGGGTGGTCACACAGCGGAGCTGTTTTGCGTCATCTTCCGGAGTACGCCGAGCGCTACGGCGTACTCTCCGTCGTCGATCCCGGCCGAGAGCCGCTGCCGCTGCGTGACCACCAGCGCGGTCAACCGCTCCAGCGCCGCCTGTCCTTCGGCGGTCAACTCTTCTCCGACGAGCCAGCCGCGCGCCTCCAGCGGCTCGGTCGCCGCCCGGAGCTCCGAGTCGCCGGCGAGGAACGGCGCCAGCGCGACAGCGATCGGCTCGTCGCCCGCCGCCGCGTTCAGCGCCTGCCACTGCCGCCGGCCGAGCCCGTCCCCGGCCAGCAACCGCTCGAACGACGCCTCGATCCGCCGGTCCAGCTCCTTCAGCCACCACCCGATAGGCTTGTTGTCCTCTGACATATACATGTCAATGAGCATATACCTGGAGGACTCGTATGCCCAGCGCCGATCCGGTCGCCGAGGTCGAGGCCGCGATGATCGCCGTACGCCGCCGCCAGACCCGCCGCGTGTTCGCCGCTGAGACCGGGGGCGACGCGAGTCAGCAGGTCCTCGACGCGCTCGAAGCGGCTGGGCCGCTCGGCGTGAACGGCGTCGCCGATGCCCTCGGCGTCGACCAGCCCCGAGCGAGCAAACTCGTCGCCGCCGCAGTCACCGCAGGGCTCGTACGGCGCGACGCCGACCAGCACGACGGCCGCCGTACGGTCCTGGTCCTGACCGACGCCGGCCGGGACCGCTTGACCGAGGTCCACACCCATCGCCGCGCCCGCTTCACCGGTGCCATGCAGACCTGGTCCGCGGCCGAGCAGCAGACCTTCGCGGACCTGCTGACCCGCTTCGTGTCCGCTCTCTGAATCGGCAAACCCGCAGGTCAGAGCGATTCAGGTCCGCTTCTGGTCCGCCCGGGCCGTCAGGTGGACCGCGAACGGCGCGTCCGGTCGGACACTGTCCACCCCTTCGACCAGGCCCTCCGCGACGATCTCGCCGGCGTACTGCATCCCCATCCGTTCCATCACCGCTCGCGACGCCCGGTTGTGCTGCTCGGTGAACGCGATCACCGCCTGAGCGCCCAGCGTGCCGAACGCGAACTCCAGCCCTGCCGCCCCGATCTCCGTCGCATATCCGCGTCCGCGCGCGGACTCCACCAGCGCCCACCCCAGCTCGAGCCGATCAGCAGCCCACTCCAGCCCGACCAGCGCGGCGATCTGCTCGGTCACCACCGAGTCCGCCGCCAGCCGCGACAATCCACCCCGCCCGACCAGCGCCCCGCGGCCGACCGGCGCCCCGCCCTCAGCCGGCGTCCCGCGCCCGACCAGCGCCCCGCCCTCGGCCAACTCCGCGCCCGCTCGCTCGTACGCCATCCACTTGTTCACCCCGTCGCGCTCCCACGCGGCGTGCACCGCCGCAGCCCGCTCGACCGCCGCCTCGGCCGACAGCGTCTCGGCGTACCACTCGGCAACCCACGGATCCGCGTGCAGCCTCTCCAGGTCCGGCCCATGTCCGCCCAGGACCTCCACCGGCCCACCGATCGGCACCAGCCGCAGCCGGTCGGTCAGCCGGATCCGTACGGCGTGCGCCACGATCTCCAGCAACCGCCGATCTCCGTCGGTCCGCCCGACCATCAGCAACTCGACGTCGTCGGCCCCGACCCAGGCGCCCGCGTCGTGCTTTCCCTCCTCCAACCGCGGATTCGACAGATCCCCGTCGACGGTCACCAGGTAGTCGAGCTCCCGCCGTACCCGCCCCTCGTACGTCCACTCCCAGTCCGCGACCACCGCGAGCACGTCGCGCACGGTCCACCCGGTCTCCTCGAAGACCTCCCGCGCCAGCGCCTCCTCCGGCGTCTCCCCGGCCTCGACATGCCCGCCCACGACATCCCAGATCCCCGGGAACAACCGCCGCGACGCCGTCCGCCGATGCACATACACCCGCTGCGACGAATCCCGGATCAAAGCCCCCACACAGTCGACCTCACGCATGCCCCCAATCTAGAGGTGACCCGCGCCAACCGGCAGACTCGTCGAATGCGTCCGGACCAGGTCGCCCTCGTCGCCCTGCTGCCCTAGGGCGTGTCGCGCGGCTGCTCCTCGACGCGGTTCGGCATGAAGACCACCGCGACGACCAGCAGCACCGCGGCCAGGGCAGCGCCGTAGTACACGTCGTGGATCGCCGGGGCCAGTACGTCGCCCGACAGGTGCTCCAGATCCTCGTGCGAGTCACCCAGCCGGGAGGCGACCACACCGTTCGCCACCGCTCCGAAGACCGCGACCCCGACCGCGCTCCCGACCGACCGGGCGAACATGTTGGCGCCCGTCACCACCCCGCGACTGCGCCAGTCCACCGAGGACTGCGCCGCGACCACCCCGGGCGACGCGGAGAACCCGAGCCCGAGCCCGATCACGAAGCAGGCCAGCGCGAGGTAGAGCACCGAGCTGTCCGACGACACCGTGAGCAGCAGTCCGGACCCGATCACCACGATCACCGCCCCGAGCAGCATCGTCGTCCGGAACCCGACCCGCAGATAGATCCGCCCGGCCAGCGACGCCGCGATCGGCCACCCGAGCGTCATCGCCGCCAGCGCGAACCCGGCGACCAGCGCACTCGTCCCCAACACGCCCTGCGCGTACAGCGGCACGTACGTCGACAGCCCGACCATCAGTACGCCGATCAGCAGCGCCGATGAGTTCGCCGAGTTCAGCACCCGGTGCCCGAGCACCCACAACGGCAGCACCGGCTCCGGCGCCTTCCGCTCGACCAGAACGAACGCGACGAGCAGCACCACCGAAACGGACAGGATCACGATGCTCGCGACCGAGTCCCACGACCACATCACGCCGCCCTCGAGCAGCCCGAGCAGCAGCAGCGAACCGCCGACCGCGAGCAGGATCGTGCCCCAGTAGTCGATCTGCGGCTTGGTGGTTCCGCGGACGACGTTCTCGTGGAAGCGCCGGACCAGCACCCAGGCCGCGGCCAGGCCGAGCGGGATGTTCACGAAGAAGATCCAGCGCCACGAGATGTAGTCGGCGAACACACCACCGAGGGCCGGCCCGACGAACGACGAGATGCCCCAGACGCTCGCGATGTAGCCCTGCACGCGGGCTCGCTCGGCGACCGAGTAGATGTCGCCGATGATCGTCATCCCGATCGGCTGGATCGCGCCCGCGCCGAGGCCCTGGATCAGCCGGAAGGCGATCAGCGCCGGCATGCTCCAGGCGAAGCCGCACAGGATCGACCCGAGCACGAACAGCCCGACGCCGAGCAGCATGATCGGTTTGCGCCCGCGCAGGTCGGCGAGCTTGCCGTAGATCGGGACCGAGATCGCCTGGGCCAACAGGTAGATGCTGAAGAGCCAAGGGAACTGGGTGAAGCCGCCGAGGTCCTCGACCACGGCCGGTACGGCGGTCGCGAGGATCGTCGCGTCGATGGCGACCAGTCCGACGCTGAGCATCACGGACAGGAGAATCGGTCCGCGTTCGGACCGCAGTCCAACGGCGGCGCGGTCGGTCTGCTCGGTAGTCATATCGGAGAACAATCTAACTGAACGAACAACCATTCCCTCGGGAATCCAGCTGCCGATACTCTCCGTGGGTGAGGATGCGCGCAGTGCTGAGGGTCGTCCTCGTCGTGCTCACCCTGTCCCTCACGCTCGTACTGCTGCCGATCGCGATCAACGTCGGCACCGGCGGCACCGCGCCCGCCTTCCTCACGCCGTACGTCGGCTGGACGTGGCCCGTGATCGGCGTGCTCTGGCTGATCGCGATCGTCACCGGCGTCTGGGAGCTCCGCAGCCGCCGGACCGGCACGCTCTCGATCCGTTCCGCCGACCAGCCCCGCAACCGCCCGAACGCCCTGGCCCGCGTCGACCGCTACCTCTCCGAGCGCGTCGCCGGCTCGCTCGCGCAGTACACCCGCCTCGCGCTCGACCTCGACGAGAGCCCGGAAGCCGTCGTCCGCCCGTACGACCTGCTGGTCCAGCCGCTGCACGGCACCGAACCGGAGATCCGCGAGAACGCCGACATCGCGAAGGCCTTCGACGACCTGCAGGACTCGGTCCTCATCCTCGGCGCTCCCGGAGCGGGCAAGACCACCCTCCTGCTCGACCTGGCTCGCACGCTCGCGGCCAAGGCTCACCAGGACCCGGACCAACCGATCCCGGTCCTCGTCGACCTCTCCGGCTGGACCGGCCCGATCACCACCCGGCGCGAGGACGACGACCCCGGCGACAGCCCGCTGCTGGCCGGCTTCGTCCGCTGGCTGCTGCGCGACCTCAACAGCCGCTACCAGATCCCCGCCGCCGTCGGCCGGGTCTGGCTCCGCCGTGGCCGGCTAGCTCTCCTGCTGGATGGTGTGGACGAGATAGCCCTGCAGCACCGAGTCAAACTCGCCCCTGCCCTGGAGGAGCTCCAGCAGCGCTACCTGGTCGGCCAGCTCGCCGTCACCTGCCGCATCGCCGACTACGCCCGCCTCCCGCAGCCCCTCAAGCTGTACGGCGCAGTGCGCATCCGCCCGCTGACCCGCCGCCAGGTCCTCGACTACTTCACCTCCGTCGGCGCTGAGCTGGCGGGCGCCCGGGCCGCGATGGAGCAGGACGACGACCTCTGGGACCTGATCACCTCGCCGCTGATGCTGAACGTGATGGCGCTCGCCTACCAGGGCCGCGACGCCGAGGAGGTCGCCGCAGGCGCAGTCGCCGACCACCGCCGCGCCCTGTTCGACACCTTCATCTCCGAAGTCCTGTCCCGCGCCCGCCCGGCCAGTCGCCAGTACGACTCACGCACAGCCCTCCGATCCCTGTGGTGCCTGGCCTGGTGGACCCGCACCCGAGCCGGCGACCGCACGGCCGTCCCGCGCTGGCTAACCCCCAACGGCTGGTACGGCCTGTCGCTCCCATCCATCGGCTACCTGGTCCACCGGGTCTGTCTGCCCGCCCTCTTCGCCGGCCTGGTCGGCGGAGCAGCACTCGCCATCACCGCCCTGTACGGCGTACTGGCGGGCGTAGCCGTCGGCGCCACCAGCCTGCTGCTGGTCCACATCCGCCCCCGCCCGTGGCAACCGCTCCGCAAGAGCCCAGGCCAGCCCAGCGCCCTGGTCGCAGCAGCCATGACCGCCGTCGGCGCAGTCGCAGGCTTCGCCTCATCCCTAGCAGGCGCCTCGGTCTTCGCAGCCCTCCCCAGATGGCTGGCCCTGCTCCTCCTCGCCACCGCCGTAGCCGCGTCGTACGCCTTCGAGCTGATCGTCTCCGACGGCCCCCGCCGGCGCCTGCTCCTCCTCATCCGCCTGGCAGTAGTCACCACCGGCACCACACTCGCCCTGACCCAGCTGGACCACCAAGACGCTTTCCTGGCCTCGGCCACCGTCGGCCTAATCGTTGCCCAAGGCATCAGAGTCGTGAAGGCTCTCCCCATGGACCACCAGGTCCGCCAGTACGACGACGCCCGAGACCTGATGGACCTCTGGGTTGTCGCAGGCCTGGCCGCAGCCGTCACAGTCGCCCTGGCTCTAGGAGCCGACCCCGGCTGGACCCAAGTCGAAGCGATCCTGGGCATCGTCACCGGCGTAGTAGCCGCCAAAGCCTGGCGCCGCCGCCCCGCCCTCTTCGCCGGCCCCATGTCCCGCCTCATGCACGGCCTACTCCTCCGCTGGACCGGCTACCTCCCCTGGCGCCGTCGAGCCTTCCTCCAGTACGCCGCCGACCGCTACGTCCTCACCCGGACCGGCCGCGGCGAGTACGCCTTCATCCACCTCCTGGTCCGCGACCACCTCGCCGAATGCCAACCGGACCTCCTCGCCGCCAAGGTCGACCAACGCACGACAAGCCGCAGGCAGCGCTCAACCCGCTAGCGCCAAGCCGATCATCGGGGCGGCCGGAGGACCGCGAACGGGTCGGTGACGGTGAGCTCGCGGGTCACGAACTTGTAGACGGTGGCCGGGCGTCCACCGGACTGGCCGGAGCTGGCTCGCCGATCGGTCGGGTCGATCACGTGCCGGCGCGTCAGGACGCGGGTGAGGTTGGTGGCGCCGGGCTGGTAGCCCAGGGCCGCACCGAACAGGTCCCGCAGTTCCGCGATGGTGAACTCGAGCGGAGCCAGCGCGAACCCGATGTTCGTGTACGAGAGCTTCGCGCGCAGCCGCCCGGTCGCGGCGTCGATGAAGTAGTGGTGGTCGAACGCGGTCCGCGGCAGATCCTCGACCGGATGCCACGCCGTGTCGGACGGAAGGTCCGGCTGGACGTCGGACGGAACCAGGCCGAGATAGCCCGTGGCCACCACCCGGGTCCGGGGATCACGGTCGACCCGGCTGTGGGTGGCCAGCTGCTCCAGGTGCGCGACGTCGCGGACGTCGACCTTCGCGGCGAGGTGCCCGGTGATGGCGTCCCGGAACCTCTCGGTGGACTCGACGCCGCCGCCGGGAAGGGCCCATCGGTCCCGGTGCGGACTCCGGGCGCGCTTCCACAGCAGGACGCACAACCTGCCGTCGCGGACGGAGAGGACCACCGCGAGTACTTCGTGGGGATAACTCGGGAAGTTAACCCGATCACCTTCCTTGGCTGCCGGCACGTCGACGATGCTAACGTGGGCCTAGTTATCGCCTGTCAAGCGAAAACCTCCCGAAGGGCACCGCCGTGACTGTGACCGAGACCCGTTCGACCCAGTGGCAGGACGAGGTACGCCGCCTCGCCCGGGAGCGAGACGCCGTGATCCTCGCCCACAACTACCAGGAACCGGCGATCCAGGACGTCGCCGACCACGTCGGCGACTCGCTCGCACTGTCCCGGATCGCGGCCGGGACCGACGCCGGCACGATCGTCTTCTGCGGCGTGCACTTCATGGCCGAGACCGCCAAGCTGCTCAGCCCCGAGAAGACCGTGCTGATCCCCACCGCCCAGGCAGGCTGTTCCCTGGCGGACACCATCGACGCGGACCAGTTGCGGGCCTGGAAGGCCCAGCACCCGGGCGCCGCGGTCGTTGCCTACGTCAACACCAGTGCGGCGGTGAAGGCGGAGGCCGACGTCTGCTGCACCTCGTCCAACGCCGTGGAGGTCGTCAACTCGATCCCCCGCGATCAGCCGGTGCTGTTCCTGCCCGACCAGTTCCTCGGGGAGCACGTCCGGCGGCAGACGGGCCGGGACAACATCGAGGTGTGGATGGGTGAGTGCCATGTCCACGCCGGGATCAGCCCGGTCGACCTCCGCGCCCAGGTCGCGGCCAATCCCGCGGCCGAGGTGCTCGTTCACCCCGAGTGCGGCTGTGCGTCGTCGA
The Kribbella italica DNA segment above includes these coding regions:
- a CDS encoding XRE family transcriptional regulator; the protein is MASRYAPRTVLAHLIQRRNQTYSEIVAEFVELGGTITERHLRRLASGERAGTTPQTRRTLQRMFGKPVEELLAPYAPEQAAQVVPAPAASGRITTGNEMEVLDMAASRARAFALAAQTGLGSEAMEQVYDDVRHVAKAYPQRPLPEILGQLVETQDLVFALLESRQRPEHLRQLYFLGGVTGGLLAKASHDLGNPHAALTQARTAFLCADNADHHGLRAWVRGLQSLVSYWAGNPHDSVRYAQLGAGYAEQANSTTSVWLPVSEARAWAALGNPDATRAALERAENAWGSVRNDELDDMGGLCTFGRNRQLYYAADALAWLPGEMETAERYSNQAVDAYTDQSHPEWAFGDAAGSHAAMAITRIASGELDGAADAIAPVLGLPAERRINGVVHSARRVHQALRQSGRADDARELQEEIEMFTRTPIQSFPR
- a CDS encoding NACHT domain-containing protein translates to MRAVLRVVLVVLTLSLTLVLLPIAINVGTGGTAPAFLTPYVGWTWPVIGVLWLIAIVTGVWELRSRRTGTLSIRSADQPRNRPNALARVDRYLSERVAGSLAQYTRLALDLDESPEAVVRPYDLLVQPLHGTEPEIRENADIAKAFDDLQDSVLILGAPGAGKTTLLLDLARTLAAKAHQDPDQPIPVLVDLSGWTGPITTRREDDDPGDSPLLAGFVRWLLRDLNSRYQIPAAVGRVWLRRGRLALLLDGVDEIALQHRVKLAPALEELQQRYLVGQLAVTCRIADYARLPQPLKLYGAVRIRPLTRRQVLDYFTSVGAELAGARAAMEQDDDLWDLITSPLMLNVMALAYQGRDAEEVAAGAVADHRRALFDTFISEVLSRARPASRQYDSRTALRSLWCLAWWTRTRAGDRTAVPRWLTPNGWYGLSLPSIGYLVHRVCLPALFAGLVGGAALAITALYGVLAGVAVGATSLLLVHIRPRPWQPLRKSPGQPSALVAAAMTAVGAVAGFASSLAGASVFAALPRWLALLLLATAVAASYAFELIVSDGPRRRLLLLIRLAVVTTGTTLALTQLDHQDAFLASATVGLIVAQGIRVVKALPMDHQVRQYDDARDLMDLWVVAGLAAAVTVALALGADPGWTQVEAILGIVTGVVAAKAWRRRPALFAGPMSRLMHGLLLRWTGYLPWRRRAFLQYAADRYVLTRTGRGEYAFIHLLVRDHLAECQPDLLAAKVDQRTTSRRQRSTR
- a CDS encoding MDR family MFS transporter — protein: MTTEQTDRAAVGLRSERGPILLSVMLSVGLVAIDATILATAVPAVVEDLGGFTQFPWLFSIYLLAQAISVPIYGKLADLRGRKPIMLLGVGLFVLGSILCGFAWSMPALIAFRLIQGLGAGAIQPIGMTIIGDIYSVAERARVQGYIASVWGISSFVGPALGGVFADYISWRWIFFVNIPLGLAAAWVLVRRFHENVVRGTTKPQIDYWGTILLAVGGSLLLLGLLEGGVMWSWDSVASIVILSVSVVLLVAFVLVERKAPEPVLPLWVLGHRVLNSANSSALLIGVLMVGLSTYVPLYAQGVLGTSALVAGFALAAMTLGWPIAASLAGRIYLRVGFRTTMLLGAVIVVIGSGLLLTVSSDSSVLYLALACFVIGLGLGFSASPGVVAAQSSVDWRSRGVVTGANMFARSVGSAVGVAVFGAVANGVVASRLGDSHEDLEHLSGDVLAPAIHDVYYGAALAAVLLVVAVVFMPNRVEEQPRDTP
- a CDS encoding NUDIX hydrolase, which gives rise to MPAAKEGDRVNFPSYPHEVLAVVLSVRDGRLCVLLWKRARSPHRDRWALPGGGVESTERFRDAITGHLAAKVDVRDVAHLEQLATHSRVDRDPRTRVVATGYLGLVPSDVQPDLPSDTAWHPVEDLPRTAFDHHYFIDAATGRLRAKLSYTNIGFALAPLEFTIAELRDLFGAALGYQPGATNLTRVLTRRHVIDPTDRRASSGQSGGRPATVYKFVTRELTVTDPFAVLRPPR
- the nadA gene encoding quinolinate synthase NadA, with the protein product MTVTETRSTQWQDEVRRLARERDAVILAHNYQEPAIQDVADHVGDSLALSRIAAGTDAGTIVFCGVHFMAETAKLLSPEKTVLIPTAQAGCSLADTIDADQLRAWKAQHPGAAVVAYVNTSAAVKAEADVCCTSSNAVEVVNSIPRDQPVLFLPDQFLGEHVRRQTGRDNIEVWMGECHVHAGISPVDLRAQVAANPAAEVLVHPECGCASSTIWLAGRGDLPAERTHILSTAGMLESARGMKAETALVATEIGMLHQLRKVNQHTNFVPVNPKASCRFMKMITPELLVRCLREGRDEIQLPSEITERARRSVQRMVAIGKPATA
- a CDS encoding GNAT family N-acetyltransferase; this encodes MREVDCVGALIRDSSQRVYVHRRTASRRLFPGIWDVVGGHVEAGETPEEALAREVFEETGWTVRDVLAVVADWEWTYEGRVRRELDYLVTVDGDLSNPRLEEGKHDAGAWVGADDVELLMVGRTDGDRRLLEIVAHAVRIRLTDRLRLVPIGGPVEVLGGHGPDLERLHADPWVAEWYAETLSAEAAVERAAAVHAAWERDGVNKWMAYERAGAELAEGGALVGRGTPAEGGAPVGRGALVGRGGLSRLAADSVVTEQIAALVGLEWAADRLELGWALVESARGRGYATEIGAAGLEFAFGTLGAQAVIAFTEQHNRASRAVMERMGMQYAGEIVAEGLVEGVDSVRPDAPFAVHLTARADQKRT
- a CDS encoding MarR family winged helix-turn-helix transcriptional regulator; the protein is MPSADPVAEVEAAMIAVRRRQTRRVFAAETGGDASQQVLDALEAAGPLGVNGVADALGVDQPRASKLVAAAVTAGLVRRDADQHDGRRTVLVLTDAGRDRLTEVHTHRRARFTGAMQTWSAAEQQTFADLLTRFVSAL